The DNA region CGGCGAATGGACCCCCGCCGCCGCCCCACGCCTTCCTCCCGAACTGATGAGGCGAGTCGAAGCTCACTTCCTGGATGCATCCCGGGACCTGGTCGAGGAACTGGGAAACCGCACGAGCACCTGGGGCAGAGTTCTCGCCGATCTCCAGATCGAGCAGCACCCCGAAGAAGGCGACGGCCGTGAAGCTCTCGAGGTTGCGCTCGCTGACTTGGCCCATCGCATCCGGGACTCCAGTCCGGTCCTGTGCACGCTCCAAGACGACCTCGCCGGAATCACCGACGCCCAGGCCGGCGTCGGACGGGTCGAGGTACAACCCCTGCCTCCGCGCCTCGAAGAACTGGCCAGAACGGCGGAGGTGGTGCTTCATCAACCGGAACAGCCGGTTCTGCCGCTCCGACAGCACGGGCTCGGCAGCCGGAGTCTCGCCACGATGCTCGTCTTCCACACCCTGGCAAGGCTCCGACTCGGCGCCGACAGCGGTTTCCAGCCACACCTGCTCACGTTGCTCGAGGAACCCGAGGCGCACCTGCATCCCCAAGCCATCTTCGCGTTGCGAAGCCTCCTGGACCGGCTACCCGGACAACGCATCGTATCGACGCATTCCTCGCAACTCGTAGCGGACGCTGACCCACGGTCCGTTAGGGTCCTGCGGCGCTCGGGAGCCTCCACACGGGTTCTACTACTCTCTCCCGAGACCGCGAAACAGACGCACCAGTTTCGCCGCTACGTCGAGCGTCCTTTCGGTGAAATCATGTTCGCCAGAGCCATCGTGCTCTGTGACGGCAGCACCGAAAGGGGAGTACTTCCGATCCTGCTACACCGCCATTTCGGGAGCAATCCCGCGGGGTTCGGCATTTCCTTCGTCGATTGTGAATCGATGAACGACGCCCGGACGCAGAAAATACTGCGCGCCGCCCACGACTTGGCGCTGCCGTGGCTAGTCTTTGCCGACAACGATCGCGAGGGCCGCGACGCTCTGCGTCGAATCACGCATCCCGCGACGGGCCGGCAGCTCACCACGGATTCCGACGAAGTCGTCATGAGCGGCCAACAGCAGGTGGAGCGACTTCTGGTCGACGCCGGATATACCACCGAGATAGAGCAGGTCGCGCAGGACAACGGCATGCAGATGCCCGCTGGCGACAATCCACATCTGGATTTCCTGAGGAAGAACAAACCCTGGGCCGCCGAACAGGTCGCCGTTCAGGCGATGGAGGCCGACAAGCCGCTTCCGGAGCCCGTCCTAGCCCTGGCCCGGAAACTGCACGCCGTCCTCGGCATCACCCAAACCGAGCCGGTGGAGAAACCGTGAGTCCGCGTGTACCCCGCTCCCTCACGCCCGATCAGGAGCGCGCCATTTCGGCGACACGTCGCGAGGTGCTCGTAGTGGCGCCAGCCGGCAGCGGCAAGACCGAAGTCCTGATCCAGCGCGTGATTCGGACTCTCAAGCACAGCGCCGGCGAAGCGTTTCGGCTGCTCGTAGTGACGTTCACGGTCAAGGCGGCGGAAGAACTGAAGCAACGTGCTCGTGCAGCCGTCGCCGACGAGCTGTGGCGGGTGGACGCCGACACGATTCACGGTTTCGCGCTCGATTGGCTGAAGCGGTATGGAAGGGAGATCGGTATCGGGCCCGACGTGGTAGTGCTGAGCGACGACATCGATCGCGTGGCGGTCCTCGCGGAGTATCTCCGGTCCATCGGACTGGGCGACGACCTCGGCAGTGACGACGGATCCGGCCTGAGAAGGGTGATTGAGGCCATCGACACTCATCGAACTGGACACAATGGACAGCATCGTGCGTGCACCAGCGACTACACCCACCTCGGAGTTTCGATGCAGGAGCTTGCAGATGCCTACAGCGCCGGCCTGCAGGCCCGGGGGGCGGTCGATTTCCCGGGGATGCTGTCGAGCCTGATGGAACTGCTGGACGAGGATCCCTGGGTACTCGAGCATTTCCGCACGCTGTACCGCTGCATCCTGGTCGATGAGGGCCAGGATCTCACGCTGGTCCAATCGGCTCTCCTGCGACGGCTCGCGGGCGAGGGCATCGACCTGTTCGTCGTGGCCGACGACAGGCAGTCGATACGAGGATACGCCGGCGGTGCATTTACTCACGCGCAGGCGCTCGTGCCGTCGGCGGCCCCGGATCCATTGCACCTGCGCCACAACTTTCGCTGCGCACAGGTGATCCAGCGGGCGGCCGAGGCGATCCTGAGACCGGTCGGAGATACTCGCCACGTCGCGCTGCCGGAGAACACGCCGCCCGGTCGAGTCCGCTTCGTTCCCCTGAAGTCTCCCGAAGCGGAGGCATACTGGATAGCGGAGTGGACCAGCGGGCTGCTCAAGACAGGGCTCGATCCCGAGGTCATCGCCGACGGCGAGGATCCATCGGTCGTGCCCGAAGACGTCGCAATCGCCCTCAGAACGCGCTGGATCCTCGCCCCGATCGTCGACGCCCTGGCTGAGCGCGGCATCCGGTGCGTGGTGCAGACGGATACCTCGGTATTCCTTCCGGAACCCGAAGCGAGACTGTTCGTGGATTGCCTCGCGTTCGGGGTAAACGCGAATAATGCGCCAGCGGCTCGCAGGAGCATCGAGGAACTGCGTGACTGGACCGGCGACGACCTGTCAGGAGATCCGTTGCAGGCTCTCCGGAGCGTCCGGAATGCCTCTCTGGAATCCGTAGCTGAACTCGTCACCCGGTGTCTGCTCGGAGGGGCCGACCTCGAACAGGCGATGGAGGCGGTCGCTGAACTGGGAAAGACCCATGACTGGCCGAGAGGAGCTCGCACTCTCTCGGATGTCTGGAGGGACTATCGGACCGCATCGACAGTCCAGAGTCGGTCTCCACAGGGGTTCCTGGCGCATCTCGCCAGAACGCAAAGGACTCGCCCCACCGACCCGGGCGTACGACTGCTCACGATAGACCGTGCGAAGGGGCTGGAGTTCAAGGCGGTGGCCCTGATCGGCGTTCGTGACGGCCTGATACCGCACTACCGCGCCAACAACCCACTCGAACGCAACGAGGAACGCCGACGGCTCTACGTGGCAATGACCCGTGCGGCCCGCGAGTTGGTCATCACATGGCCGACGACGACCGTCGACAGGTACGGTAGAACGCACGAACAGTCACCGTCACCGTTTCTCGTGGAAGCGGGACTCCTGGCCAGCGTTGGCCGGACTACGTAGCGGCTTCGTACCCGGAGCGCAAGCACTCCACAGGCGCGGCCGTTACAGTATCGAGCGCCGGCCGGATGTGCGCCGATCCGCGGAGCTGCCGGCCAATGCGACGGTTCAGTTTCGAAATTGTGCTGGTCGCGGTGCTGCTGTAGCCGGTTGACGGCTGCGCCCGAGGCAGAGGAGTGGCCGTTCGGCGAAGCGGCGGGTTCGGGACGCGCCATCGGAACGCGAGCCGATCGGTTGCCGGAGCGGGGTTGCCCCCCGTGCGTGGCCATCAGTGATAGACCCGAATCGATGCCAAGAGGACCGAGGGATGAGTGGAGACCGGCCGACCCGGTCGCGTGCGCCGTGCAGGTCGCCGACCGGCGAGATTGAGGAACCTACGAGGATCCGCGTCGACCAGATCCGGCAGCGGACAAGGATCGCGTCAGCAGGCGCGGTAAGGCCCGTGCCACAGCCCTAACGGCGACGCGAGATTGCCTCGACAGCGCTAGAACGCGTTGGGGGGCGTCGTGAGTAGGGAGCTGGAGTCTCCCTGCCCCTCAGACTCAGCGCCCTTGTCGTCCCGTCCCACCAGCCCCCAGGCGTTCCCAGACTTGAAGATCGTGCCGCGCTTTTTGAGCCGGTACAGGGCGGTATGCAGATGTCCTCGCGTGATGTCGCGCTCTTGCGACAGGTATCCCCAGAGATCATCGGTCGTCATCATCCCGTCGCGCGTAATGAGCTTCAACGTGGCCGCAGGAAGCGGGACGGTAGCCGAAGCCGGGTGAAGAGAAGCCTCACGAGATGCGTCGGCCTCATCTAGGACACTGAGTGCCGCTTCAAGGCGCTGTTGCTCGTTGTCGATCTCTTGAAGTTGTCGATCCAGAGCTTCACGCCGCCGAACAAGATCGGCCCGTTTCGACTCAACAAAGCTCCTATAATCAGTCATTTGGCACCTGTTTCATTTGTGGTAAAATCAGGGGACGGATGTGGGGCCGGGTTTCCCCGACCCCTCGCCCGCGACGGGCGGCGCTCACCTCATGGGCTCCCCCTTCCGGGGCGTGACCGTCGGGGGCAACGCATCGGGTGTGACCCACCACAGATCGCCAATGCGTTGCCCCTCTCACCACGCCTGATATCAGTCTACACGCCCACATCACAGCACGCAAGCAGCGCGCCCGAAAAATATCACACCGGTCACCGGGAGGCCTGACATCACATGCCAGCTTCACGTGGCGCCTTGGGCATGAAAAGGCCGTCAGCCTGCGAAGCGCGCCGCCATCATCAACCTGCTCGTCGAGGGCCCGTCGCTACGGTCGATCAGTCGCGTCACGGGCGCGTCCATCAACCCGGCCACCAAGCTGCTCGTGGACGCGGGCGAGGCGGGCGTCGCATTCCATAACGAGATGGTCCGCAACGTCAAGGCGGACCGCGTCCAAGTCGATGAGATCTGGCAGTTCTGCTACGCCAAGGCGCACAACGTCGAGACGGCCAAGGCTGCCGCGGATGGGGCGGGCGACACGTGGACGTGTACCGCGCTGGACGCAGACTCGAAGCGGATCGTCCCGTGGCTGCTTGGCGACCGGTACGGTCACGCCGCCTACGACTTCATGACGGATCTGGCCGAGCGCCTGGCCGGCCGCGTACAGCTCACGTCAGACGGCCTGCGAGTCTACGAGGGGGCGACTACACGCAGTTGAGCAAGGTGCTCGGCAACCCGCGCAAGACTTCCGCGTGCTGGCGTCACAAGACACTGCGCTTGCCCCGGCGCAGGCGGGCAGCTCGAGCGACACGTGGCACGATGCAGAGTGCATTGTCGGCCTGATCTACGCACGAGCCCCGGAGCCGGAACCGCGCGGACCGCACAAGAAGCCCGCCAAGGCTCAGATTTCAAACTGCAACACTACCGAACCCAGGCAGCTCACGGCGCGTCGTTGGTGATGCGGTAGAGCCTCGACTGCGTTCGCAGGATGAGGCTGCCGTGCGCGATGGCCGGCGTCGCCAGCGCCATCTCGTCGAGGTCGTTCGTGCCCACTATCGAGAATTCCGAACCGGCCTCCATCACATAGGTGATCCCGTCCTCGCTCAGGGCGAAGATCTTCCCGTTGTAGGCCCACGGAGACGCGGTGAAGCCGTGGCCGGGAGCGATTCGTCGGCGGCCGTAGATCTCCTCTCCCGTGCGGGCGTCGTGACACAGCAGAAAGCCGCGGTCGAGCAGCGTGTAGTAGTAGTCGCCGTAGACCAGCGCCGACGTGCTGTAGGTGCCGAGCAGCGGTTGGTACCACGCGATGTGGTCGTTGCTCGCTTCGCCCTCGGCCAGCGAGATGTCGCCCGACGCGCCCGGCCGGATGGCGTAGACCGGCCGCGGGAAACCGCCGGGATAGCCGGAGCTCAAATACAGCAGGCCGTGGCCGGCGAACGGCGTCGGCACGACGTTGACGGTCATTCCGCCCAGCTCCCAGAGCTGGTTGCCGTCCAGGTCGTAGGAGCGGATCCTGCGGCGGCCGGTGGTCACGATCTCGGTCCGCACCTCGTTCTCCCAGACGAAGGGCGTCGACCAGTTCTCCGTCTCGTCCCGGTCGATGCGCCACACCTGCTCGCCGGTGGCGGTGTCGAAGGCGGCCAGAAACGACCGGGTGGTGTTGTCGTTGACGATGTACAGGCGCCCGTCGTGCAGCACCGGCGAAGCCGCGCTGCCGAACTCCTGCCCGCCGTTGAAGGCGCCGACCTCGGCGGTCCAGACCGTCTCGCCGCTCAGGTTGAGCGCGGCGACGAGCCCGACGGCGCCGAAGTAGACGTACACCCGCCGCCCGTCGGTGACCGGCGTCTCCGAGGCGAAGCTGTTCTTGATGTGCTTCAGCTCGGGCGGCGCCAGGGTGTCCAGCTCGCGCGCCCAGCGGATGCGGCCGGTGGCGAAGGAGACGTCGTACACCATCCAGCGATGCTCGGCCGTCGACCGCTGCTTGCCGAACTCGTCGCCCGGGTCGTACAGCCCCGGCACCGGCTGCAGCTCCTCGCCCGCGCTGATCGCCGCCGTCACGAAGACATGGTCGCCCGCCACTACCGGCGAGCTCCAGCCCAGGCCGGGAACCTCGACCGACCAGGCGACGTTCTCCGTCCTGCTCCAGGTGTCCGGCAGGGCCGGATCGTCGGCCACCGCCCCGGCGTTGAGGCCCCGAAACTGCGGCCACTCCGCCGGCGCCTGGGCCAGGACCGGCGGCCCCGTCCCGAGCACCACGAACCCCGCCGCGCCGAAAGCCACGAACGCGGCAAGCAGCCCCGCGCGCCTCCACTGTCTCATCGTCATCGCTGAGCGCCCCCTTGGAAGCCCGTGGCCAAGCGCCGCGGCGTTTTCACCACGCTCCCTCGCGACATACTACCCGGCGACGGCCTTCGGGGTGGCGGGCCGGCCTGCCGACACGCTCCGCTCCCCGCTTCCGGCGCCTGGGCGGTACCGCACAAATCCGCGCCGGCGCACCACCAAAACTGCTATCTTTAGACTTTCCGGAGGCAGAATCGTGTCGTTCTCCGAAGACACTCACGCAATGGGAGGAAAACGGTGACCAGACGCAGTCTTCACCTGGCGGTCGTGCTCTTCGCCGGCCTGGCGCTCCTGGCCGGCACGGCGGCGGCGCAGGACGACTCCTGGACGGCGCCGCGAACCGCCTTCGGCCACCCTGACCTGCAGGGGGTCTGGGCCAACAACAACGCCACGCCGCTCCAGCGGCCGGAAGTGCTGGGCGACCGCGAGTTCCTCACCGAAGAGGAAGTCGCCGCGCTGCAATCCCACGCCGAAGAGCTCTTCGCCCTCGACGGGGGCGACGCCGCCTTCGGCGACAGCGTCTTCACGGCGGCGCTGAACGCGGTGCAGAACTTCAGCTCGCGCGACACCGCCACCGGGAACTACAACCAGTTCTGGATGGTCGAGCGCGACTGGGACAACCGCACTTCCCTCGTCGTCGATCCGCCCAACGGCCGGCTGCCCGCGCGCACCGCGGCGGCCACGATGCGGGCCGAGACGGCCAGCATGAAGCGGCAGCGCCACGCCATCTGGACCGACGACCGCAGCCTCGGCGAGCGCTGCGTCAGCTTCGGCGCGCCGCGGCTCGGCGCGGGCTACAACAGCTATTACCAGCTCTTTCAGACGCCCGACCACGTGGTCATCCTGATGGAGATGGCCCACGACGCGCGGATCATCCCGCTCGACGGGCGGCCCCATCTCGATGACGGCGTCCGGCAGTGGCTCGGCGACTCGCGCGGCTACTGGGACGGCGACACCCTGGTGGTGGAGACGAAGAACTACTCGCCGTTCGCCAACTTCATGGGGGCGGCCGAGCACCTGCACATCACCGAGCGCTTCACGCGCGTGAGCGACGACGTGCTGCAGTACGAGATCACGGCCAACGACGCGACGACGTGGGAGCGGCCTTGGACGGCGATGATTCCGCTGCGCAGCAGTCCCGACGCGCTCTACGAGTACGCCTGCCACGAGGGCAACATCGGCATGGAGGGCATCCTCGCCGGCGCGCGGCACCAGGAGGCCCAGGAGGCGGAGGCCGCGGCCGCCAGCCGCTGATCCGCTGACGAACCGGCGTCTTCCGCACGGCCGCCTTCCGATCCTGCATCGGAGGGCGGCCGTTTTCTTTGCCAAGCCCTCGGGGACGGGCTGTCGGCGGCCAGGCGCGTTCGTCACGCGGCGCGGATTCCCGCCCGGTCGCATGCTATCCTGACCGATTATCAGGAGGTGGATCATGGGCACGCACGACCCGCGTCGACCCCGGACACTGCTGCTCGCGACGGTCTGCGCGGCGCTCGTCGCCGGCGCCATCGCCGTCACCCACGCGCAGTCCACGGGCAGCGCCTACACGGCGCCCCGCACGGCCTGGGGAGCGCCCGATATCCAGGGCATCTGGACCAACGCCACGCTGACCCCGATCGAGCGCCCGGCGTCGATGTCCGACCAGGACGTGCTCACGGCGGAGGAAGCCGCGGCGTTCGAGACGTCGTCGGCCGAGGCGCGCGCCGCATCCGACCGCTTCATTCCGGGCAACGTCGGCGCCTACAACCAGTTCTGGATGGACGGCGGCAAGGTAGTGACCGGCGACCGCCGGACGTCGCTCATCACCGATCCGCCCGACGGGCGCATCCCGTGGACCGAGGCGGGGCGCGAGCGCCTCGCCGCGGACTCCGCCAAGTACGGCGTCGGCCCGTTCGATTCCTGGATCGACGCCGACACCGGCGAGCGCTGCCTCACCGACGGCCTGCCGTTCGTTCCGCTGCAGGGCTACAACATGAACTACCACATTCTGCAGTCCGAGGGCTGGGTGGCCATGCTGAACGAGATGTTCCACGAGTTCCGGCTGATCCCGACCGACGGACGGTCGCACATCCCGGTGCACGTCGGACAGTGGCTCGGCGACGCACGCGGCCGGTGGGAGGGCGACACCCTCGTGGTCGAGACGACCGCCTTCGCCGACCGGAGCGCCGACCTGTGGCGGGCGACCTGGCGCGGCGCGCGTCCCGGCCTGCACCTGGTCGAGCGGTTCACGCGCGTGGACGAGCAGACGCTGGACTACGAGTTCACGATGACCGACCCCGACATGTTCACGCGGCCCTGGACGGCGCTGCTGCCCATGACCACCGACCACGAGTCGCGCGGGGTCACGTCCGGTCCCATGTACGAGTACGCCTGCCACGAAGGCAACTACGGTCTGCTGAACATCATGCGCGGCGCGCGCGCGGAGGACGCGCAGTAGTCGCTCGAGAGCGTCCGGTCGGGCATGGGCGCGACGGAGAACGCCGTTGCCGACGAAGGTGTGAACGTCGTCATCTCCGGCTCCAGGCCTGTCGGACCGCAAGGATGCGCTCCGCCGTAAAGACGTTTTCTGCCCCCGCCGGGAGGATGCCATGTGTTCGCTCAGGTTCCGCCGACGCCTCGCCGCCGTCAGTCTCGTCGTGATCGGAGCTCTGCTCTGGCAGGGCGCGGAGCGTGCCGCAGCGCAGGTGCGCCCCGACGCCCCCGGCAGTACCCCGGTGGTACGCCTCGACGAGCCGCGCATTCCGCCGCTTCCGGAAGCCGAATGGACGGCCGAGCAGCGTGCGCTCGTCGAGAAGTACGCCTCCGAGGTACGCATCGGCAACGCCTTCCGGACCATGCTGCGCGTGCCCGAGCTGGTCGAAGCGGTGATGCCGTTCGTCCTCTTCACGTCGATCGACTCGACCCTGTCGGCCCGGCACCGGGCGCTGCTGATCCTGCGGACGGCCTGGCTGACCCGGTCGAGCTACCTCTGGGCCGACCACGTGCCGACCGCCCGGGCGGCGGGCGTCATGCCGGGCGAAATCCGGCGCGTCGCCGAGGGGCCCGGCGCAACGGGGTGGGACCCGTTCGAGGCCACGCTGCTGCGGCTCGCCGACGAGCTGTACGTCAACTCGTCGGTGCGCGACGCCACCTGGGACGCGCTGGCCGCCCGCTACGACCTCTACAACCTGTTCGACGCGGTGATGGCGGTCAACGAGACGACGCTGGTCGCGATGCTCTACAACTCGTGGGGCGTGCAGCCGGACGACAACGCTTATGCGCGCTTCCCCGCCGACGTGCCGTACGCCCTCGACGTGCCGGCCCCGGAGCCGCCGCTCACCACGCCTCGCGTTGCCCCGCTCGAAGGGGAAGGCATCCGGGTGCGCCGGACGATGGGGCGCTACCCCGAGCTGCAGGCCGCGCGCAGCGGGCAGTCCGGCTACGTGAACCGGATCTCGCCGCTCACGCCCTACTTTCGCGAGCTGCTGATCCTGCGCATCGGCTGGAACTGCCAGGCCGTCTACGAGTGGGCCAAGCACGTCGGCAGCGTGGGCCGAGCGCGCGACCACGGGCTGGAGCCGGAGCGGATCGCGCTCGGCGCCGGCGCCGGCTGGGACGAGTTCGAAGCGGCGCACGTGCGCGCGGCGGACGAGATCTACCGGGACGGCATCGTCTCGCAGGAGACGTGGGACACCCTGGCCGAGCGCTACGACACGCGCGAGATGATGAGCGTCGTGATGACGGTGGCCAACTACCGCCTCGTCTCGATGTCGCTCAACGCGCTCGGCGTGCAGCCGCAGGAGACGGACGAACTGTTTCCCGACGTAGAGCTGCCCTGACCTGGAACCTGGCAGGCCGGGCTCGCATGCCGTGCAGCAGCCGCGGGCCGGGTCCGGCCAGGCCTCGACGGGACACCGGCGATGCGCACGCCGGCGCCACGATGTGGCGGTGACTACCGGCCGTGCCACGCGGCGCGGCGCGGCCAGCGCGGCCCGTCCTCGAAGAACCGGACGCCGCTGCCGATCCGGTCGTAGTCGCCGAGCTCCGCGCGGGCCTCGTCGGCGAGCGCGCTCAGCCGCTCGACGACCTCCGGATGCCGCGCCGCCACGTCGACCTGCTCGCCGATGTCGGTCTCCAGGTTGTACAGGGCCAATTCGGCGACCGGCTCCAGCAGCTCGCCGCGGAACGCGCCGCCGCGCGAGAGCAGCCACTCGGACTCGTCGCGCCCGGGACGCGGGAACACCAGCTTCCAGGGACCGCTGCGGACGGCATCCAGGCGGGTCTCCCGGTAGTAGTAGAACGCCTCGTGGGGGCTGACCGCACCCGGCTCGCCGCGCATCAGCGCCGAGATGTCCCGCCCGTCGATGAGGCGGTCGGCAGGCAGGTCCGCCCCGGCCAGCGCGATGAACGTCGGCAACAGGTCCATGTTGGTGGCGATCGCGTCCGTCTCCGTGCCGGCAGGAACGTGACCCGGCCCCCACATCACCGTCGGCACGCGGATGCCGCCCTCCCAGGTCGTCCCCTTGGCGCCGCGCAGCGGCCCGGACGATCCCGAGTGCTCCGTGATCGCGGCGGTGTAGCGCGGCAGTGAGTGGTTGCTCCAGGGTCCGTTGTCCGAGGTGTAGACGACGATGGTGTTGTGGTCGATCTCCAGCTCCCGCAGCAGATCGAGAATCTCCCCGGTGCTGGCGTCCAGCTCCTCGATGACATCGCCGTAGAGACCGCGGGCGGACCCGCCCCGAAACCGCTCGCCGGCGCCGAGAACCACGTGCGGCATGGTGTGGGCGACGTACAGGAAGAACGGCCGGTCCGCGTGGCGCCGGATGAAGGAGAGCGCCTCGTCCGTGTAGCGCCGCGTGAGATCGTCGAGCCCGGCCGACTCCTCGATACGCTCCTCGTTGCGGTGCACCCAGTGCACCTCGCCGCTGTCGTTGGCGCCGACCACCCCGAACCACTCGTCGAAGCCGCGGCGTACGGGGCTCAACTCCGGGCGCCAGCCCCGGCGCCGCTGCGTGATGTCGACCTTCCCGACCATGCCGGTCGCGTAGCCGGCCGCCTGCAGCACCGAGGGCAGCAGGATCTCCCGCTCGTGCACGTAGGGAAAGCTCCGCTTTTCGTTGCCGTACTCGCCGACCCGGATCGGATAGCTGCCCGTCAGCAGCGCCGTGCGCGACGGCCCGCACAGCACCTGGGCGTAGAAGCTGGTGAAGCGCATGCCCTCGCCCGCCATGCGATCGATGCGCGGCGTCTCGAAGTCGGTCGCGCCGAACACGCCGAGATCGCCGTAACCCTGGTCGTCGGCGAAAACGATGATGAAGTTCGGCCGCTGCGGCTGCCCGGGCACTCTCGCCGTTGCCGGCGAACCGGCGACCATGGGCGCCGCAGAACCCGAGACGCCCGCCAGCGCCCCAGCCAACAGCACGAGAAACGCGCTCACTCTCAGCTTCATCGTGTCGTCACCTTCTCCCGTCTGCCTGCCGTCGGGCCCTGATGATCGGTCGGAAGCCGCCTGACTATCGCAGGGCAAGTCACGTACACTGTAGTGCATGCTTCGGCCAGAGCCGCGTGACGATGACGCGGTGCGCGAGGCCCGGCGGCAATCATTGCTCGTCAGCCGCCGCGACTCCGAACGCGAGACGCTCGACTTCATCGAGCAGGCGATCGAAGATGGCCCGAAGCCCTCGACAACACGCTCCGTTGCTTGCTATCGCTCGACGGACCACGACGGGTAAGGATTTCCGCCATGCACACTGACACCACTCGCCACCCATCGAACTCTCCCGCACACCGTTCGCCCCGCCGGCCGCTCAGCCGGCGAGCGTTTCTCGGAGCCACGGTCGCGTCCACCACGATTGCGCCGGCGCTGGCCGCCGCGCAGCAGGCAAGCCTGCCGCCGTACGAGCCGCGCGACTGGTCGGGACAGAATCCGCTGCACTATCCGGACCCGGACATCATCGCGCTCGATCCGCGGTTCCGGCCCTACATCCTCTTCAACACGCCGATCCGCCGGCACTACATCGGCACGCTGTGGGCGGAGGGCCCGGCGTGGAACGGCAGCGGCCGCTACCTGGTCTGGAGCGACATTCCGAACAACCGCCAGTTGCGCTGGCTGGAGGAGGACGGCCACGTCAGCGTCTTCCGCAGCCCGTCCGGCCACAGCAACGGCAACACGTTCGATCACGAGGGACGGCAGATCTCCTGCGAGCACGGGAACCGGCGCGTGGCGCGTTACGAGCATTCCGGCGAGGTGACGGTCATCGCGGACCGCTACGAGGGCAGGCCCCTCAACTCGCCGAACGACGTGGTGGTCCATCCCGACCGCAGCATCTGGTTCACCGACCCGCCGTACGGCATTCGGGGCAGCTACGAGGGCTTTCCCGCCGAGCAGGAGCAGCCGCTGTCGGTCTACCGCGTCGACGGCGCTACCGGCGCGATCACCCGCGTCACCGACGAGATCGGCGCGCCGAACGGACTCTGCTTCTCGCCCGACTACGACCGGCTCTACGTCGCCGACACCGGCAGCGGGCAGGAGGTGAAGGTCTGGGACGTCGACGGCGAGACGCTGGTGAACGGCCGCACCCTCGTGCAACTCTCGGTGCCGGGCGATCCCGACGCGCGGTCGGTAGCCGACGGCATGCGCTGCGACGCGGACGGCAACGTCTGGGCCGGCGCCGTGCCGGGAGTGCAGGTCATCGCGCCGGACGGAGACGTCATCGGCATCATCCGCCTCCCGGAGCGGTGCGCCAACGTCTGCTTCGGCGGGACCCGGCGCAACCGGCTGTTCATGACCGCGAGCCAGTCGCTCTACTCGGTCTACGTCGGGGTGCGGGGCGCCGGCATCGCCTGACCCGAGCTTACGCGCGCAGGTCGTAGCACAACAGGCGCGGGCCCGCGCCCGTGAGCAGGTCCCGCGCGTTCTGCGTCACGTAGAGCAGGCCGCGCGACAGCACGGGCAGGCTCCACGACTCGCGGGCCGCGAACAGCCAGCCGCGCGAGATCTCCGTGTAGCCGTCGGGCGTCAGGTCCAGCCACAGCAGGTGCCCCAGCTCGCCCAGGGCCAGGAACTGCCCGTCCGCGGCGAGCAGCGACCCGCGCGCGGTGCCCAGGATCTGCTCGTACTCGCGCCCGTCGATGGTGAACCTCTCGCGCCACTGCGGAACCTCTCGCCAGGCCACCTCCCCCGTCGCGGCATCGATGCAGGCGAGGGAGGAATCGCCCATGTTGCGCCCGTCGAACCCGTAGAGGTAGCCGTCGCGATGAATGGGCGTGTTGAAGTGCAGCGCGAAATCCCGTGTGGTCCATGCCACGTCATGCGTGAAATCGGGCCGCACCTCGACGAGGGCCCCGCCGGCGCGGTAGCTCGCGGTGATGAACACCTTGTCGTCGAAAACGACCGGGCAGGCGGCGTTGACCGACTCGTACGTGCGACTGC from Acidobacteriota bacterium includes:
- a CDS encoding AAA family ATPase, which gives rise to MSDLRISRVTIRNFRCVQDIQVDLEPGTTYLVGENNVGKTSILLALWSALGRRRPLDDDLRQSVDTPAPAEASVDVLLVPAEGQQFSNEIRQRLLHVQRVPSTRQEAVGIRTSFQPSRESSVLSTRRSFLQPNGDGEWTPAAAPRLPPELMRRVEAHFLDASRDLVEELGNRTSTWGRVLADLQIEQHPEEGDGREALEVALADLAHRIRDSSPVLCTLQDDLAGITDAQAGVGRVEVQPLPPRLEELARTAEVVLHQPEQPVLPLRQHGLGSRSLATMLVFHTLARLRLGADSGFQPHLLTLLEEPEAHLHPQAIFALRSLLDRLPGQRIVSTHSSQLVADADPRSVRVLRRSGASTRVLLLSPETAKQTHQFRRYVERPFGEIMFARAIVLCDGSTERGVLPILLHRHFGSNPAGFGISFVDCESMNDARTQKILRAAHDLALPWLVFADNDREGRDALRRITHPATGRQLTTDSDEVVMSGQQQVERLLVDAGYTTEIEQVAQDNGMQMPAGDNPHLDFLRKNKPWAAEQVAVQAMEADKPLPEPVLALARKLHAVLGITQTEPVEKP
- a CDS encoding ATP-dependent helicase, whose product is MTFTVKAAEELKQRARAAVADELWRVDADTIHGFALDWLKRYGREIGIGPDVVVLSDDIDRVAVLAEYLRSIGLGDDLGSDDGSGLRRVIEAIDTHRTGHNGQHRACTSDYTHLGVSMQELADAYSAGLQARGAVDFPGMLSSLMELLDEDPWVLEHFRTLYRCILVDEGQDLTLVQSALLRRLAGEGIDLFVVADDRQSIRGYAGGAFTHAQALVPSAAPDPLHLRHNFRCAQVIQRAAEAILRPVGDTRHVALPENTPPGRVRFVPLKSPEAEAYWIAEWTSGLLKTGLDPEVIADGEDPSVVPEDVAIALRTRWILAPIVDALAERGIRCVVQTDTSVFLPEPEARLFVDCLAFGVNANNAPAARRSIEELRDWTGDDLSGDPLQALRSVRNASLESVAELVTRCLLGGADLEQAMEAVAELGKTHDWPRGARTLSDVWRDYRTASTVQSRSPQGFLAHLARTQRTRPTDPGVRLLTIDRAKGLEFKAVALIGVRDGLIPHYRANNPLERNEERRRLYVAMTRAARELVITWPTTTVDRYGRTHEQSPSPFLVEAGLLASVGRTT
- a CDS encoding PQQ-binding-like beta-propeller repeat protein, whose product is MTMRQWRRAGLLAAFVAFGAAGFVVLGTGPPVLAQAPAEWPQFRGLNAGAVADDPALPDTWSRTENVAWSVEVPGLGWSSPVVAGDHVFVTAAISAGEELQPVPGLYDPGDEFGKQRSTAEHRWMVYDVSFATGRIRWARELDTLAPPELKHIKNSFASETPVTDGRRVYVYFGAVGLVAALNLSGETVWTAEVGAFNGGQEFGSAASPVLHDGRLYIVNDNTTRSFLAAFDTATGEQVWRIDRDETENWSTPFVWENEVRTEIVTTGRRRIRSYDLDGNQLWELGGMTVNVVPTPFAGHGLLYLSSGYPGGFPRPVYAIRPGASGDISLAEGEASNDHIAWYQPLLGTYSTSALVYGDYYYTLLDRGFLLCHDARTGEEIYGRRRIAPGHGFTASPWAYNGKIFALSEDGITYVMEAGSEFSIVGTNDLDEMALATPAIAHGSLILRTQSRLYRITNDAP
- a CDS encoding carboxymuconolactone decarboxylase family protein, encoding MCSLRFRRRLAAVSLVVIGALLWQGAERAAAQVRPDAPGSTPVVRLDEPRIPPLPEAEWTAEQRALVEKYASEVRIGNAFRTMLRVPELVEAVMPFVLFTSIDSTLSARHRALLILRTAWLTRSSYLWADHVPTARAAGVMPGEIRRVAEGPGATGWDPFEATLLRLADELYVNSSVRDATWDALAARYDLYNLFDAVMAVNETTLVAMLYNSWGVQPDDNAYARFPADVPYALDVPAPEPPLTTPRVAPLEGEGIRVRRTMGRYPELQAARSGQSGYVNRISPLTPYFRELLILRIGWNCQAVYEWAKHVGSVGRARDHGLEPERIALGAGAGWDEFEAAHVRAADEIYRDGIVSQETWDTLAERYDTREMMSVVMTVANYRLVSMSLNALGVQPQETDELFPDVELP